A window of Persicobacter psychrovividus contains these coding sequences:
- a CDS encoding malectin domain-containing carbohydrate-binding protein, with the protein MKQNYNHNNFFMKLLTTGFLMLLFVLMANVTQAQRFSFVKYIPDCPLDANSQRITSNDPCSLPPLSDSQAANGYDGGWLAVDWRGITPDIIEVYKEGVLIPPSQYAAELICVDMKNIEDEFGDTFSIAIYDIQEEVEYGFKLIESATGKESEDNFLYRMPEPFAALAGTPNGTDPTCPGGSDGTINVGATGGTGQLTYTIMRNGNAVASNTSGNFTGLPAGDYSIQIMDGNDCVDPLGLTIELGNPAAVGNPTCPSPQQVCLSDNASPTLSDFYTIGGNQEVYLANNTNGTPLAGSYDMSSPGVYTFFVFNYEDRTPGAGGSQVRCYSGSCNFKVTVFGSVGASANPQMQMACNNDSSFDLFTTLQSGYTEGGTWTGTPTPNGSGSVDFSSQAAGNYNFTYTINNPCGNDVVVNVTVGVKEAPNAGQDGNATVCIEALPSNFDLFAQLNGSDITTGGTWTGNPTPSGNTVDLTGVAEGEYVFTYTVNGQSPCGSDNSKVTVKVTGAPNAGNPTDEALCYKGSNITFDLDNTNSGADAGVWTATNGGPAPNGNGEITISEAGSFTYQYTVAGGNGCADATANVTVNVDQGKNAGNNATLDLCVGDETSFTLIDLLGGNPDNGGKWTLNNSEVGDDTYARSFDNEADGTTLVFTYEIMQGQPCGASSAQLTVNIAQPSAPVAPAPVEICEGEPVILNAQGNNIVWYASATSTGQIATGNQVNLGVLGVGSGSRFIAINSNGCESERAEVKFTVKPSPAGPQVANQSICEGETATFTTMAQGAKWYDDATLTTPIETGSTFEASNYSAGEYTFYVTAEIDGCVSEAGSFKLTVNDKPAIVNIEDVKKCVEDQVTVNITGTDIASFSWTNDNTAIGLAASGNGNISFVAKNPGSTTIEANIEVTAVSAAGCESKETFKIIIEPKFASIGNFVWFDTDRDGIQDAGEAGVPGVKVLLLDENGVKLDSMNTDMNGFYQFTQLLPDNYQVKFDLSTLPADHVASPQNQGGNDALDSDADANGFTMVTALEINENDLSWDLGINVPAASLGDFVWNDTNGNGIQDPNETGVPHVIVKLKVKKDDGSYDVIAETVTDGNGAYNFANLEPGTTYSVLFDLSSLPAGFGATEANASANANDTKDSDADASTGGMTADIVLGPGEYNPNIDLGVKCIEPIIELHAMANICSSDAQAVALEADIIGDEDVTADMPIKWTTTGAGTFKNDESLITKYYPTAAELENGASIDFTFTAQGLCAEVVKMATVNIHPNPEVTLVSSMNPDCNGDANGSAQFTAMGGTSPYTYEWNGHMDDVTVMDNNGSFDFTAENLAGSIKYTLTVTDAKGCSASGDVTLKNPSKLELEIEETASILCFGDMTGELTAVINGGTYSEIHDDCIFLWTNVGTGETYGERVWSGLGAGTYWLQVLDENGCMASAVYKLKQPPLLEITNIETTDALCYGDSNGKAIITATGGTGDYTYAVAGMDFEGNDVIFAAQSSNAFTTLRAGSYTLTVEDENGCIAQQDFIIGQPDPLEITKIEVLDVTCPENLDGALTITVMGGTMPYEYSLDGQTYQSENIFDGLAKGDYTVYVKDANGCETQKDATIGVQPDVTDPEFTVKPANTMISCGDSELPDNTGMAEATDNCAGVTVSYEDMKARTGECPAFEIITRTWTATDAVGNTSTYVQTIEIKDDSKPYFSAFADHREINFGDSTDPIDGQIEAADDCSGVKHLCFEDGEWNYIDCNTAEFDRNWIAIDSCDNKFMKIQKVTVKGARPLSLTCPEDVNVYAEFGDDGSFVDFKAKVNTTNEGLRVTYSHRSGDFFPIGTTEVTVTATDACGNREECRFNVVVRPTPRENGPIYINANGSEQVTTRSGMVFDYDKYFRGGTGYTHRAKEIYGTDNDEIHRTERYGRNFRYAIPAERGQHYKVTLFFSENYHNAANKRKFSVALEGEEVLEDFDIFREAGGKCIGITREFKVYADDDYLNLAFYCGPNGIDNAKVDGICVMPIGDEEVGTYVNANGRSEYTTAEGYTFKRDGYFSGGSVYKVADATEIAATEDDALYVGERYGRDFSYRIPATAGKHYRVKLFFAEVYHREAGKRVFNVDIDGENKLNRYDIIAKAGGKNIATTETFDVMAQGDELKIRFYKGDNGVDMAKVSAICVMPIDGPAPVITSYYVNAHGTAPYLSDEGFEFSEDQYFYGGRTYYARGAQIDNSFDDELYRSERYGADFKYRIPARAGKTYKVKLFFAENYWQAEGKRSFNVEINGERKLTQFDIFKEAGGMNMAITKEYYVSTEGNKIDIRFFIDEHCADNAKVSAICVTEVDEMPADNSREFVPFAEAVKVYPNPTTDYFNLNVAVDTDDQFAVQLVDMAGVTHNINATSIEKLQDEVRVKVSNMNLGSGLYMVKYNHNGQDSALLKLMIK; encoded by the coding sequence ATGAAGCAAAACTATAACCACAATAACTTTTTCATGAAGCTCCTGACCACGGGTTTCTTGATGCTCCTGTTTGTGCTGATGGCAAACGTCACGCAGGCACAGCGCTTTTCTTTTGTAAAGTATATTCCTGACTGTCCGCTCGATGCCAACAGCCAGAGAATCACCAGTAATGACCCTTGTTCATTGCCTCCTTTGTCAGATAGCCAAGCAGCGAATGGCTATGATGGCGGATGGCTTGCAGTAGACTGGAGAGGGATTACCCCAGATATTATCGAAGTATATAAAGAGGGTGTTTTAATTCCTCCATCTCAGTATGCAGCTGAACTGATCTGTGTGGATATGAAGAATATTGAAGATGAATTCGGCGATACGTTCAGTATTGCCATCTATGATATTCAGGAAGAAGTAGAATATGGATTCAAATTGATTGAGAGTGCTACTGGGAAAGAGTCAGAAGATAATTTCTTGTATCGTATGCCAGAGCCGTTTGCTGCTCTTGCAGGTACACCTAATGGCACAGATCCTACTTGCCCAGGCGGTAGCGATGGTACAATTAACGTTGGTGCTACTGGTGGAACAGGTCAATTGACCTATACCATTATGCGTAATGGTAACGCGGTGGCTTCAAACACTTCAGGTAACTTCACAGGTTTGCCAGCAGGTGACTATTCTATTCAGATTATGGATGGAAACGACTGTGTGGATCCTTTGGGATTGACCATCGAATTAGGTAACCCAGCGGCAGTAGGTAACCCAACCTGTCCTTCGCCTCAGCAAGTATGTTTGAGTGATAACGCATCTCCTACACTGTCTGATTTTTATACTATCGGAGGAAATCAGGAAGTATATTTAGCGAACAATACTAATGGTACACCATTGGCAGGTAGCTATGATATGTCTTCTCCAGGTGTTTATACTTTCTTTGTTTTCAACTACGAAGACAGAACACCAGGTGCAGGTGGAAGCCAGGTAAGATGTTACTCAGGCTCATGTAATTTCAAAGTGACCGTATTTGGTTCAGTGGGCGCTTCAGCAAACCCTCAAATGCAAATGGCTTGTAACAATGACAGCAGCTTTGATTTGTTCACCACTTTGCAAAGCGGATATACCGAAGGCGGAACTTGGACAGGTACGCCAACGCCAAATGGTAGTGGTAGCGTTGATTTCTCGAGCCAAGCGGCTGGAAATTACAACTTCACTTATACGATCAACAATCCTTGTGGTAATGATGTAGTAGTGAATGTTACAGTAGGAGTGAAAGAAGCTCCAAATGCAGGTCAGGATGGTAACGCAACGGTTTGTATCGAAGCATTGCCAAGTAATTTCGACTTGTTTGCACAGTTAAATGGTTCAGATATTACCACAGGTGGAACTTGGACAGGTAACCCAACACCAAGCGGTAATACTGTAGATCTAACAGGTGTTGCTGAAGGCGAATATGTGTTTACTTATACTGTAAACGGTCAGTCACCTTGTGGTTCTGACAATTCAAAAGTAACCGTAAAAGTAACAGGTGCACCGAATGCAGGCAACCCGACAGACGAGGCCCTTTGTTATAAAGGAAGCAATATCACTTTCGATTTGGATAACACCAATTCAGGTGCTGATGCAGGTGTTTGGACAGCAACCAACGGAGGTCCTGCTCCTAACGGAAATGGTGAAATTACTATTTCTGAAGCAGGAAGCTTTACTTACCAGTACACTGTTGCTGGCGGAAACGGATGTGCTGATGCAACGGCAAATGTTACTGTAAATGTTGACCAAGGAAAAAATGCAGGAAACAACGCAACGCTTGACCTTTGTGTGGGTGATGAAACCTCATTTACTTTAATCGACCTTTTGGGCGGAAACCCTGATAATGGCGGTAAATGGACATTGAACAATTCGGAAGTAGGTGATGACACCTATGCAAGAAGCTTTGATAATGAAGCAGATGGCACTACTTTGGTGTTCACCTACGAAATTATGCAAGGACAGCCATGTGGCGCTTCCTCAGCACAATTGACGGTAAATATCGCACAACCTTCAGCTCCTGTAGCGCCAGCGCCAGTAGAGATTTGTGAAGGTGAGCCAGTAATCTTGAATGCGCAGGGCAACAACATCGTTTGGTATGCTTCAGCAACTTCAACAGGACAAATCGCAACAGGCAACCAAGTGAATTTGGGTGTACTGGGTGTAGGTTCAGGTTCTCGTTTCATTGCAATCAACAGCAATGGGTGTGAGAGTGAGCGTGCAGAGGTGAAATTCACCGTGAAGCCATCTCCAGCGGGTCCTCAGGTAGCGAACCAATCTATTTGTGAAGGCGAAACAGCAACATTCACCACCATGGCACAGGGTGCTAAATGGTATGATGATGCGACCTTGACGACGCCAATCGAAACAGGTTCAACTTTCGAAGCAAGCAATTACAGTGCAGGTGAATATACTTTCTATGTAACGGCTGAGATTGACGGTTGTGTATCGGAAGCAGGTTCATTCAAATTGACCGTAAACGACAAGCCAGCGATTGTAAACATCGAGGATGTTAAGAAATGTGTAGAAGATCAGGTAACAGTAAATATTACTGGAACAGATATCGCTTCTTTCTCTTGGACCAACGACAACACAGCGATCGGTTTGGCAGCAAGCGGAAATGGAAACATCAGCTTTGTAGCGAAAAATCCTGGAAGCACCACTATTGAGGCGAATATCGAAGTAACAGCGGTTTCAGCAGCAGGTTGCGAGTCTAAGGAGACTTTCAAAATCATCATTGAGCCTAAGTTTGCAAGCATCGGTAATTTCGTATGGTTTGATACAGACCGCGACGGTATTCAGGATGCAGGCGAAGCGGGCGTTCCAGGAGTGAAAGTACTTTTACTCGATGAAAATGGCGTTAAGCTTGACTCTATGAACACTGACATGAACGGTTTCTATCAGTTCACACAGTTGTTGCCAGATAACTATCAGGTGAAATTTGACCTGAGCACTTTGCCAGCAGACCACGTAGCTTCTCCACAGAATCAGGGCGGAAATGATGCACTGGATTCAGATGCGGACGCCAACGGATTCACGATGGTAACGGCTTTGGAAATCAATGAAAATGACTTGTCATGGGATTTGGGAATCAATGTTCCTGCAGCATCATTGGGTGATTTCGTTTGGAACGACACCAACGGAAATGGTATTCAGGATCCAAATGAAACAGGCGTTCCTCATGTTATCGTGAAGCTTAAAGTGAAAAAAGACGACGGTTCTTACGATGTAATTGCAGAGACAGTAACCGACGGAAATGGCGCATACAACTTCGCTAACCTGGAGCCAGGCACAACTTACTCGGTATTGTTCGACTTGTCATCATTGCCAGCAGGTTTCGGTGCAACGGAAGCAAATGCAAGCGCAAATGCTAACGATACAAAAGATTCTGATGCGGATGCTTCAACAGGCGGAATGACAGCGGATATCGTTTTGGGACCAGGCGAATACAATCCAAACATCGATTTGGGTGTTAAATGTATCGAGCCAATCATTGAGTTGCATGCCATGGCGAACATCTGTTCATCAGACGCACAGGCGGTAGCTTTGGAAGCGGACATCATCGGAGACGAGGACGTTACCGCAGACATGCCAATCAAATGGACAACAACGGGTGCGGGTACTTTCAAAAATGACGAGAGCCTGATCACTAAATATTATCCTACAGCTGCTGAGTTGGAGAATGGCGCATCGATCGACTTCACATTCACTGCACAAGGATTGTGTGCTGAAGTAGTGAAAATGGCGACGGTGAATATCCATCCAAACCCAGAAGTTACTTTGGTTTCTTCGATGAACCCAGACTGTAACGGTGACGCGAACGGTTCGGCACAGTTCACAGCAATGGGCGGAACTTCTCCATATACTTATGAGTGGAACGGTCACATGGACGATGTAACCGTAATGGACAACAACGGTTCATTCGACTTCACGGCGGAGAACTTGGCAGGATCGATCAAATACACTTTGACCGTAACGGACGCCAAAGGATGTTCTGCTTCAGGAGATGTAACCCTGAAAAACCCATCGAAACTGGAATTGGAAATCGAAGAAACAGCATCTATTCTTTGCTTCGGTGACATGACTGGCGAATTGACGGCGGTAATCAACGGCGGAACTTATTCTGAGATCCACGACGACTGTATCTTCCTCTGGACCAACGTTGGAACAGGCGAGACTTACGGCGAGCGTGTATGGTCAGGCTTGGGTGCTGGTACTTACTGGTTGCAAGTATTGGATGAAAATGGATGTATGGCTTCGGCAGTTTACAAACTGAAGCAACCACCATTATTGGAAATCACCAATATCGAAACTACTGATGCATTGTGCTACGGCGACAGCAACGGTAAGGCGATCATTACAGCAACCGGCGGAACAGGTGACTACACTTATGCAGTTGCAGGAATGGATTTCGAAGGTAACGACGTGATCTTCGCGGCGCAAAGCTCAAATGCTTTCACCACTTTGAGAGCAGGTTCATATACCTTAACCGTAGAGGACGAAAACGGATGTATCGCTCAGCAAGACTTTATTATTGGCCAGCCAGATCCATTGGAAATCACGAAAATCGAGGTATTGGATGTTACTTGTCCTGAGAACTTGGACGGCGCTTTGACCATCACGGTGATGGGCGGAACAATGCCTTACGAATATTCTTTGGATGGTCAGACTTATCAGTCGGAAAACATCTTCGACGGATTGGCAAAAGGTGACTACACCGTTTATGTGAAGGATGCCAACGGTTGTGAAACACAGAAAGACGCAACCATCGGCGTACAGCCAGACGTTACCGATCCTGAGTTTACCGTGAAGCCAGCCAACACCATGATCTCTTGTGGCGACAGCGAATTGCCAGACAACACAGGCATGGCAGAAGCAACAGACAATTGTGCAGGCGTAACCGTAAGCTACGAAGATATGAAAGCAAGAACAGGCGAATGCCCAGCTTTCGAAATCATCACCCGTACTTGGACAGCAACTGACGCAGTGGGGAACACCTCAACTTATGTTCAGACCATCGAGATCAAAGACGATTCGAAACCATATTTCTCAGCTTTTGCTGATCACAGAGAAATCAACTTCGGCGACTCAACGGATCCAATCGACGGACAGATTGAAGCAGCAGACGATTGCTCAGGCGTGAAGCACTTGTGTTTCGAAGACGGCGAGTGGAACTATATCGACTGTAACACGGCGGAATTCGACCGTAACTGGATTGCGATTGACTCTTGTGATAACAAGTTCATGAAAATTCAGAAGGTAACCGTTAAAGGTGCACGTCCATTAAGCTTGACTTGCCCAGAGGATGTGAATGTATATGCTGAGTTTGGCGACGATGGTTCTTTCGTGGACTTCAAAGCGAAGGTAAACACAACCAACGAAGGCTTGAGAGTAACTTACTCACACCGTTCAGGAGATTTCTTCCCTATCGGAACAACAGAAGTTACCGTTACGGCTACGGATGCCTGTGGCAACCGCGAAGAATGCCGATTCAATGTAGTCGTTCGTCCTACTCCAAGAGAAAACGGACCGATTTACATCAATGCCAATGGCAGCGAGCAGGTAACTACCCGCTCAGGAATGGTATTCGATTACGATAAATATTTCCGCGGCGGAACAGGCTATACGCACCGTGCGAAGGAAATTTACGGAACAGACAATGATGAAATCCACCGCACAGAACGCTACGGAAGAAACTTCCGCTACGCAATTCCAGCGGAAAGAGGACAACATTATAAAGTAACCTTGTTCTTCTCTGAGAATTACCACAATGCAGCGAACAAACGTAAGTTCAGCGTGGCACTCGAAGGCGAAGAAGTACTGGAAGACTTCGATATCTTCCGCGAAGCTGGTGGCAAGTGCATCGGTATCACGCGCGAATTCAAAGTATATGCTGATGATGATTATCTGAACCTGGCATTCTACTGCGGACCAAACGGTATCGACAACGCAAAAGTGGACGGTATCTGCGTGATGCCAATCGGTGACGAGGAAGTGGGAACTTATGTGAACGCTAACGGTCGCTCGGAATACACTACCGCCGAAGGTTATACCTTCAAGCGTGACGGTTACTTCTCTGGCGGATCAGTTTACAAAGTAGCTGATGCAACAGAGATTGCAGCCACTGAGGACGATGCATTGTATGTAGGTGAGCGTTACGGACGTGACTTCAGCTACCGCATCCCAGCAACAGCAGGCAAGCACTACCGCGTGAAGTTGTTCTTCGCTGAGGTTTACCACAGAGAAGCAGGCAAGCGAGTATTCAACGTTGATATCGACGGCGAAAACAAGCTGAACCGTTATGACATCATTGCGAAAGCTGGTGGTAAGAACATCGCAACTACTGAGACATTCGATGTAATGGCACAGGGCGATGAGTTGAAAATCAGATTCTACAAAGGCGACAACGGCGTGGACATGGCGAAAGTATCAGCGATTTGTGTGATGCCAATCGACGGACCAGCACCAGTGATCACTTCATACTATGTGAATGCACACGGTACTGCACCATACTTGTCGGATGAAGGATTTGAGTTCTCTGAAGATCAGTATTTCTATGGCGGACGCACTTACTATGCAAGAGGCGCTCAGATTGACAACAGCTTCGATGATGAGTTGTACCGTTCAGAGCGTTACGGCGCAGACTTCAAGTACCGCATTCCAGCAAGAGCAGGAAAAACTTACAAAGTGAAATTGTTCTTTGCTGAGAATTACTGGCAGGCGGAAGGCAAACGTAGCTTCAACGTGGAAATCAACGGTGAGCGCAAACTGACACAGTTCGACATCTTCAAAGAAGCTGGCGGAATGAACATGGCGATCACGAAAGAGTACTACGTAAGCACTGAAGGAAACAAGATTGATATCCGATTCTTCATTGACGAGCACTGTGCCGACAACGCTAAAGTATCAGCGATCTGTGTAACGGAAGTGGATGAAATGCCTGCGGATAACAGCCGTGAGTTTGTACCATTTGCTGAAGCGGTGAAGGTTTATCCTAACCCAACAACAGATTACTTCAACTTGAATGTGGCAGTAGATACCGACGATCAGTTCGCTGTTCAGCTGGTAGATATGGCTGGGGTTACCCATAACATCAATGCAACTTCTATCGAGAAACTTCAGGATGAGGTTCGAGTAAAAGTAAGCAATATGAACTTGGGATCGGGTCTTTACATGGTGAAATATAACCATAATGGCCAAGACAGCGCACTGTTGAAACTGATGATTAAATAA
- a CDS encoding 7TM diverse intracellular signaling domain-containing protein: MRFLFIFFNLLLTVFSVTAAADTDGNHVVPSADMQYYFDAESKIGVDRALELLHQGKFKKFQEEPAFAAAGHGSYWVIFRLPNDQLYRAPQTLEAIDSHIDHLHAYFYRDGQLYDQGVSGYWYPFERKPSYHKNFIYSVTPEMVRGNLNKKGLYFIAEVSSSKYSPLIFKLRNTEFQIAYSTNEYFFLGLFYGLMMLMLIFNFFFYLSVKDRLHLVMMIYILGSITLTLYEDSLGFQYLWPEHPWVNQFLDHFSMPIYLATLMVYIVTYLNIRKKIYKYGIAVAYGLFLLCWFNFSIVAKVTSIAPYLYMLPTTLLYFLAIRRTSIYKKGSVLFLIGFTITYLGLLPKMGIFSQDDFRVVYFFNVGLVLQALFYSMALVQNFKDLKKDKEHAQKETISSLKDREEIISQKVIERTAEVEEQKNIVEGQKEELGRAYEELSQQAEKIKKMNEILNRQNQNLVGDLSNIKKARVMNKKLSFEEFRTMFPTDLSCFQYLADLKWSEGSYRCRKCGSTQHAEGKQPFSHRCSKCGYDESPTFGTIFHRLHISIIKAFYLVFLVYSHKGKVTSIQLSSWVDLPKNTCWRFSKKIIKQMESLDGNQIDGWDDLLLVNENEAVDNNE, from the coding sequence ATGCGTTTTTTATTCATTTTTTTTAATCTTTTACTGACGGTTTTTTCGGTAACTGCCGCGGCAGATACGGACGGCAACCATGTGGTGCCTTCGGCAGATATGCAATATTATTTTGATGCAGAATCAAAAATTGGGGTGGATCGTGCCCTGGAATTATTGCATCAGGGGAAGTTTAAAAAATTTCAGGAAGAACCCGCCTTCGCTGCCGCAGGGCATGGAAGTTACTGGGTAATTTTTCGCCTGCCCAACGATCAGCTCTATCGTGCGCCGCAAACCCTCGAAGCCATTGATTCGCATATCGATCATCTTCATGCTTATTTTTATCGTGACGGACAATTGTACGATCAAGGGGTGTCGGGCTATTGGTATCCTTTTGAACGCAAACCTTCCTATCACAAAAATTTCATCTATTCTGTTACGCCTGAAATGGTGCGTGGCAACCTGAATAAAAAGGGGCTGTATTTTATTGCGGAGGTATCTTCTTCCAAATATTCTCCTTTGATCTTCAAACTGAGAAATACCGAATTTCAGATTGCCTACAGCACCAACGAATATTTTTTCCTCGGCCTGTTCTATGGCCTGATGATGTTGATGCTGATCTTCAATTTCTTCTTTTACCTTTCTGTAAAAGACCGACTGCACCTGGTCATGATGATCTACATACTGGGCAGTATCACCCTGACGTTGTATGAAGACAGCCTCGGCTTTCAGTATTTATGGCCTGAGCACCCGTGGGTAAATCAGTTCCTCGATCATTTCTCTATGCCGATTTACCTCGCAACGCTGATGGTCTATATTGTAACCTACCTCAACATCAGAAAAAAGATTTATAAGTACGGTATTGCGGTGGCTTACGGGCTGTTTTTGTTATGCTGGTTCAATTTCAGTATTGTGGCCAAAGTAACCTCTATTGCGCCCTACCTATATATGTTGCCGACAACGCTACTGTATTTTTTGGCGATACGCCGAACGTCTATTTATAAGAAAGGGTCGGTATTATTCCTGATTGGTTTTACGATTACCTACCTGGGGCTGCTCCCAAAAATGGGTATCTTCAGTCAGGATGATTTTCGTGTGGTGTATTTCTTCAATGTGGGTTTGGTGTTGCAGGCATTGTTTTACTCCATGGCGTTGGTGCAAAATTTCAAAGACCTGAAAAAAGACAAGGAGCATGCACAGAAAGAAACCATTTCTTCGCTAAAGGATCGGGAAGAGATCATTTCGCAGAAAGTCATTGAACGCACCGCCGAAGTTGAGGAGCAGAAGAATATTGTCGAGGGGCAAAAAGAAGAACTGGGCAGAGCATATGAGGAGCTTTCGCAACAGGCAGAAAAGATCAAGAAAATGAATGAGATTCTCAATCGGCAGAATCAGAACCTGGTGGGCGACCTTTCCAATATAAAAAAAGCACGGGTGATGAACAAAAAGCTGTCTTTTGAGGAATTCAGAACGATGTTCCCAACGGATTTATCGTGCTTTCAATACCTGGCCGACTTGAAATGGAGCGAAGGGAGCTACCGTTGTCGGAAATGCGGATCGACACAGCATGCCGAAGGCAAACAGCCATTTTCCCATCGTTGTTCCAAATGCGGATACGATGAGTCGCCAACTTTCGGAACCATTTTCCACCGCCTGCATATTTCCATTATCAAGGCATTTTATCTGGTGTTTCTGGTCTATTCCCACAAAGGAAAAGTAACGTCGATTCAGCTATCTTCCTGGGTGGACTTACCGAAAAATACCTGCTGGCGTTTTTCCAAAAAAATCATCAAGCAGATGGAATCCCTGGATGGCAACCAAATTGATGGCTGGGATGATCTATTGCTCGTTAATGAAAACGAAGCAGTGGACAACAATGAATAA
- a CDS encoding family 16 glycosylhydrolase, giving the protein MKKLFTLLFICCASQWASAQSDEFPQLLWADEFNGSGLPDADAWNYDLGDGGFGNNELQNYTNNLQNVKMEAGLLKITAKKESYGYSSARIKTQGQKNFTYGRVEVRAKLPKGRGTWPAIWMLGENISSVGWPACGEIDIMEYVGFEPGIVHSSTHTPSSYGATVNTQKYTLSTAESAFHNYILEWTETALKFYVDDELIYTYAPAVRNASTWPFDKPHFIILNLAIGGTWGGAQGVDDSIFPQQLLVDYVRVYGKVQAPEIQGATIIEAESEQTFTVATMDDADYEWVVPTGVEILQGQGTGTVQVKWHGESDVIKLKMTHDNEVYWSEHAVTVKKKPTGHVFDLSLNQWEVSDKHLGEIAVNATAEEATIDFDITQPSSIPYLDLTFNALFDLSEDALMSIDIATTDAPANMRIDWIDHSGQVFSNGEVFNTEQWAMDGQFHRLHHNYASLMAAHRNFDFTQVKGLRFYLNYGAFAEAKSGQIKVKGLKFEPAENLQLPAAVENSAVEELAGQGVLVSWLSVGDWVKGTKILRSRKGDNDAPMSIDLPTGQQSFLDEAVKNGKTYDYSIVQFNQLGEGEAVELQSITVEHMPLSSAISSDLKVYPNPCDQSLIIEGNWGGNQYEICNVLGKLQQSSTVPQNGEIFTGELTPGLYWLRLILQDGRVVYTKFLKRG; this is encoded by the coding sequence ATGAAAAAACTTTTTACACTACTTTTTATTTGTTGCGCCAGCCAATGGGCATCGGCGCAATCTGATGAATTCCCGCAATTGCTATGGGCGGATGAATTTAACGGTTCAGGCTTGCCCGATGCAGATGCCTGGAATTATGACCTCGGTGATGGTGGCTTTGGGAACAATGAATTACAAAACTATACCAACAATTTACAAAATGTAAAAATGGAGGCGGGCTTGCTGAAGATCACCGCCAAAAAGGAATCCTATGGTTACAGTTCTGCGCGGATAAAAACCCAGGGGCAGAAAAATTTCACCTACGGACGTGTTGAAGTCCGCGCCAAACTGCCAAAAGGCAGAGGTACCTGGCCAGCCATCTGGATGCTGGGCGAGAACATCAGTTCGGTAGGGTGGCCTGCCTGTGGTGAAATTGACATCATGGAATATGTTGGTTTTGAGCCTGGCATTGTGCATTCATCCACGCACACGCCAAGCAGTTACGGGGCGACCGTGAACACGCAAAAATACACACTGAGCACGGCAGAGTCGGCTTTTCACAATTATATTCTGGAGTGGACAGAAACCGCACTGAAATTTTATGTGGATGATGAGTTGATTTACACTTATGCACCTGCGGTTCGAAATGCAAGCACCTGGCCATTTGACAAGCCCCATTTCATCATTCTGAATCTTGCAATCGGTGGAACTTGGGGTGGAGCTCAGGGCGTTGATGATAGCATTTTTCCGCAGCAACTTCTCGTGGATTATGTTCGGGTTTATGGAAAAGTTCAGGCACCTGAAATTCAGGGAGCAACGATTATTGAAGCGGAATCGGAGCAAACTTTTACCGTGGCGACTATGGACGATGCCGATTACGAATGGGTCGTGCCGACAGGCGTGGAAATTTTGCAGGGACAGGGAACAGGCACAGTTCAGGTGAAATGGCATGGTGAAAGCGATGTGATCAAACTGAAGATGACGCACGATAATGAAGTCTATTGGTCAGAGCACGCAGTTACTGTAAAAAAAAAGCCGACGGGACACGTTTTTGACCTTTCCTTAAATCAATGGGAAGTATCGGACAAACATCTGGGGGAAATAGCAGTGAATGCCACTGCTGAAGAGGCTACGATTGATTTTGACATCACGCAACCGAGTAGCATCCCTTATCTTGATCTAACATTCAATGCACTTTTCGACCTGTCGGAAGATGCATTGATGTCCATCGATATTGCCACGACCGACGCACCCGCCAACATGAGAATCGACTGGATCGACCATAGTGGGCAGGTGTTTAGTAATGGCGAGGTTTTTAATACTGAACAGTGGGCTATGGACGGGCAGTTTCATCGTCTGCACCACAATTATGCATCGCTGATGGCGGCACATAGGAATTTTGATTTTACACAGGTCAAAGGGTTACGGTTTTACCTGAATTATGGTGCTTTTGCCGAGGCAAAATCTGGGCAGATAAAAGTAAAGGGACTCAAGTTTGAGCCTGCGGAAAACCTACAACTGCCCGCAGCGGTGGAAAACTCAGCCGTCGAAGAATTAGCGGGGCAGGGTGTATTAGTCAGCTGGTTGTCCGTCGGGGATTGGGTGAAAGGGACGAAAATTTTACGCAGCAGAAAAGGCGATAACGACGCCCCAATGAGTATCGACCTACCAACAGGGCAGCAATCTTTTCTTGATGAGGCTGTAAAGAATGGTAAAACCTATGATTATTCCATCGTTCAATTTAATCAGCTTGGAGAAGGGGAAGCCGTTGAACTTCAGTCGATCACCGTCGAGCATATGCCATTAAGCTCGGCGATCAGTTCAGACCTAAAAGTTTATCCAAATCCATGCGACCAAAGCCTGATAATTGAAGGCAACTGGGGAGGGAATCAATATGAAATATGCAATGTTTTAGGTAAATTGCAACAATCATCAACTGTTCCGCAAAATGGTGAAATTTTCACTGGAGAACTCACACCAGGCCTCTATTGGTTAAGACTGATCCTGCAGGATGGCCGAGTGGTGTACACTAAATTTTTGAAGCGGGGATAG